A stretch of the Pangasianodon hypophthalmus isolate fPanHyp1 chromosome 28, fPanHyp1.pri, whole genome shotgun sequence genome encodes the following:
- the wfs1a gene encoding wolframin isoform X1: MDVSCPAPGKKSARPDDPSLHPLTPLTPPPLPKDSSHSPAPTATPPHGQVRRARGFAAVAKRVIQEERKRKEEEQERVEQEEDAAEEELSFEELLEKAKAGDPKAQSSLGKYYLNLGADSEADVNNKIAVDWLVRAAKQGRRDAAKLLQQCWIQKKGITPQNEAEVRSLSKESKFEQAVRRAAMMMYWKLNPDRKEKMDKREILQNVRQVNSEAGGVCSGASDVQAQRKILETMVANELCVCCAAHSQYVDVEGFVEMTKKYTENITQTPQNKESKQDTAKGGVWDWNDLTTTDKKGVCPVSHKKSVWPGSQMMLETKRSMKRALDMKSYFLGLQYPLHLILDIKEHLVDWASRAGVQWLSTIIPTQHVNALVFFFIISNLSVDLFFFFIPLLTFYLAFISMAICTLRVFRSSKCWKNFSALAALLRRFEPELDVESHFGWSQLEQHLYFLVSVCFVIFSFPLADKRWIPCSELCTVAMIFTALSYASLTPAAASYTRRAFIIEVASSLCALTTRLPEEFKTLRLLGQTFATMPIGELVVLTISLPCLLYLYLFYLFFSMARMHGFRGTYCFLVPYLVCFMWLEFAVVLLQNSTLIGLIRTCVAYFLFLFALPVLALGLAAMLMIQMVKWFLELELTKMLVTLAVCVVPVTLRLWTRFSLSILNVLRSITHRGPVKLILLCLCCVFLVCMGYVYSAEGLKVYNSTLTWEQYSTVCGPSAWKQHGITRTQILCSHLEGHRVTWSGRFQGVRVAETENGAQSLINLLPVFMGDWLRCLYGNEYPSCEGRNVSNSLQEQTGVNASVLFQQREEEELCRFKPVAKHRCHVKRFDKYRFEVTVRHPVGGAEIEDTDSDIILLASHEFKQVLLNLDEGSMVEFSTKLEGKLGSKLPRLELKAIHCLNCRSSLLPEGRQVKIERNWRKSVQAAIKFAFDFFFSPLLSARFKV, from the exons ATGGACGTCTCTTGTCCTGCTCCTGGAAAGAAGAGCGCAAGACCTGATGACCCCTCTTTACACCCTCTGACCCCTCTGACACCTCCTCCCCTCCCTAAAGACTCCTCCCACTCACCTGCTCCCACTGCCACACCCCCCCATGGACAGGTGCGCCGGGCACGGGGCTTTGCAGCAGTGGCGAAGCGGGTGATtcaggaagagaggaagaggaaagagGAGGAGCAGGAAAGGGTGGAACAGGAAG aggaTGCAGCTGAAGAAGAACTGAGCTTTGAGGAGCTTCTAGAGAAAGCTAAAGCAGGAGATCCTAAAGCCCAAAGCAGT ttggGTAAGTACTATCTGAATTTAGGAGCAGACTCTGAGGCTGATGTAAATAACAAAATCGCTGTTGATTGGCTGGTGAGAGCAGCAAAACAGGGACGAAGAGATGCAGCAAAACTACTACAACAATGCTGGATCCAAAaaaaag GTATCACTCCACAGAATGAAGCTGAAGTGCGTTCTCTGTCAAAGGAGAGTAAGTTTGAGCAGGCGGTTCGGCGAGCAGCAATGATGATGTATTGGAAGTTGAACCCAGACAGGAAGGAGAAGATGGACAAGAGAGAAATATTGCAGAACGTCAGGCAGGTCAACAGTGAAGCAG GTGGTGTCTGTAGTGGAGCTTCAGATGTCCAGGCACAGAGAAAAATTTTGGAGACAATGGTGGCCAATGAGC tgtgtgtgtgttgtgcagcacACAGTCAGTATGTGGATGTGGAGGGGTTTGTGGAGATGAcgaaaaaatacacagagaacatCACCCAGACACCGCAGAATAAAGAGTCGAAGCAAGACACCGCGAAAGGAGGAGTGTGGGACTGGAATGATTTAACAACAACGGACAAG AAGGGGGTGTGTCCTGTATCTCATAAGAAAAGTGTATGGCCCGGCAGTCAGATGATGCTGGAAACGAAACGCAGCATGAAGAGAGCCTTGGACATGAAATCCTATTTCCTG ggTCTACAATATCCTCTCCACCTGATCCTGGATATAAAGGAGCATCTGGTGGACTGGGCATCTCGAGCAGGTGTTCAGTGGCTGAGCACAATCATACCGACTCAACACGTTAATGCACtcgtcttcttcttcatcatttCTAACCTAAGTGTTgatctgtttttcttcttcatccCTCTCCTTACATTCTACCTGGCTTTCATCTCCATGGCAATTTGCACTCTGCGAGTGTTTCGTAGCAGTAAATGCTGGAAGAACTTTAGTGCATTAGCAGCTCTCCTGAGGCGTTTTGAACCTGAGCTGGACGTTGAGTCTCACTTTGGCTGGAGTCAGCTGGAGCAGCACCTTTACTTCctggtttctgtgtgttttgtgatcTTCAGTTTCCCACTGGCTGATAAACGCTGGATCCCATGCTCAGAGCTCTGCACAGTGGCCATGATCTTCACAGCTCTAAGTTACGCCTCTCTGACCCCAGCAGCAGCGTCGTACACACGCAGAGCATTCATAATTGAGGTGGCATCCTCTCTCTGTGCCCTAACAACTCGCCTTCCTGAGGAATTTAAGACGCTGCGGCTTTTAGGCCAAACATTTGCAACAATGCCAATCGGAGAGTTGGTGGTGCTTACAATTAGCCTGCCATGCTTGCTTTATCTCTACCTTTTCTACCTGTTCTTTAG CATGGCCCGGATGCATGGATTCAGAGGGACGTACTGCTTCCTGGTTCCATACCTAGTGTGTTTTATGTGGTTGGAGTTTGCAGTGGTTCTCCTGCAGAactcaactctgattggtctgatTCGCACTTGTGTTGCAtacttcctctttctgtttGCTCTGCCTGTACTGGCACTGGGACTGGCAGCCATGTTAATGATCCAGATGGTAAAATGGTTTTTGGAACTGGAGCTAACAAAGATGTTGGTGACATTGGCGGTGTGTGTGGTTCCTGTCACACTCCGTCTGTGGACTCGCTTCAGTCTATCGATTCTGAACGTGCTGCGCTCCATCACACACCGCGGCCCTGTCAAACTCATcctgttgtgtttgtgctgtgtgtttttggtgtgtATGGGTTATGTGTACAGTGCAGAGGGGCTGAAGGTGTATAACTCCACGCTGACATGGGAGCAGTACAGCACAGTGTGTGGCCCCTCAGCATGGAAACAGCATGGCATCACACGCACTCAGATCCTCTGCAGTCACCTGGAGGGACACAGAGTCACATGGAGTGGAAGGTTTCAGGGGGTCCGAGTGGCCGAGACAGAGAACGGAGCTCAGTCACTCATCAACTTGCTGCCTGTGTTCATGGGTGATTGGCTGCGGTGCCTCTATGGCAATGAATATCCATCTTGTGAGGGGCGGAATGTTAGCAATTCACTGCAGGAACAAACAGGTGTAAATGCATCAGTTCTCTTCCAGCAGCGAGAGGAAGAGGAACTTTGCCGCTTCAAACCTGTAGCAAAACACCGCTGCCATGTTAAACGCTTTGATAAGTACCGTTTTGAGGTAACAGTGCGCCATCCAGTGGGTGGAGCTGAGATTGAAGACACTGACAGTGACATTATCCTCCTCGCCAGCCATGAGTTTAAGCAGGTATTGCTGAACCTAGATGAGGGCAGCATGGTGGAGTTCAGCACCAAGTTGGAGGGGAAACTGGGATCCAAACTACCGAGACTGGAGCTGAAAGCAATTCACTGTCTGAACTGCAGGTCGTCGCTGCTGCCTGAAGGACGGCAAGTCAAAATCGAACGTAACTGGAGGAAGAGCGTGCAGGCTGCCATCAAGTTCGCCTTTGACTTCTTCTTCTCCCCCTTGCTCTCAGCCAGGTTCAAGGTGTGA
- the cxcl8a gene encoding C-X-C motif chemokine 2 isoform X2: MNFRTVSIFVLLAFITLTAGVSVEPRCRCSGVESRRVGKMIERVELFPPNPHCTHTEIIATLKGSGQQICLDTKAPWVMKVIEKIMANHSP; this comes from the exons atgaacttCAGGACAGTTTCTATCTTTGTGCTCCTGGCCTTCATCACCCTGACAGCAG gagtgaGTGTTGAGCCACGGTGTCGCTGCAGCGGGGTTGAGAGTCGCCGTGTTGGGAAAATGATTGAGCGTGTTGAACTTTTCCCCCCAAacccacactgcacacacactgagatcaT agccACACTGAAGGGCAGTGGTCAGCAGATCTGTCTAGACACTAAAGCGCCATGGGTAATGAAGGTGATTGAGAAGATCATGGCAAA CCATTCGCCCTGA
- the cxcl8a gene encoding C-X-C motif chemokine 2 isoform X1 — MQPEIAHTVMVFMMLLMCVCMCVCVTGVSVEPRCRCSGVESRRVGKMIERVELFPPNPHCTHTEIIATLKGSGQQICLDTKAPWVMKVIEKIMANHSP; from the exons ATGCAGCCTGAAATTGCTCACactgtgatggtgtttatgatgttactgatgtgtgtgtgtatgtgtgtgtgtgttacaggagtgaGTGTTGAGCCACGGTGTCGCTGCAGCGGGGTTGAGAGTCGCCGTGTTGGGAAAATGATTGAGCGTGTTGAACTTTTCCCCCCAAacccacactgcacacacactgagatcaT agccACACTGAAGGGCAGTGGTCAGCAGATCTGTCTAGACACTAAAGCGCCATGGGTAATGAAGGTGATTGAGAAGATCATGGCAAA CCATTCGCCCTGA
- the LOC117596333 gene encoding uncharacterized protein LOC117596333, whose amino-acid sequence MSPTPVTSMSPTPVTSMSPNPVTSMSPTPVTSMSPTPIISMSPNPVTSMSPNSVTSMSPNPSSPCPQTPSPPCPQTRHLHVPITCHLHVPNTRHLHVPNTRHLHVPKPVTSMSPNSVTSMSPTPVISMSPNPSPPCPQTRHLHVPKLCHLHVPNTRHLHVPKPVTSMSPNPSPPCPQTLSPPCPQHPSSPCPQTRHLHVPKPRHLHVPKLCHLHVPKSRHLHVPKPRHLHVPKLRHLHVPNTRHLHVPNTRHLHVPKPVTSMSPNPVTSMSPNSVTSMSPNPVISMSPNSVTSMSPNPVISMSPNPVTSMSPTPITSVSPTPVTSMSPTPVISMSPNSVTSMSPNSNH is encoded by the coding sequence ATGTCCCCAACACCCGTCACCTCCATGTCCCCAACACCCGTCACCTCCATGTCCCCAAACCCCGTCACCTCCATGTCCCCAACACCCGTCACCTCCATGTCCCCAACACCCATCATCTCCATGTCCCCAAACCCCGTCACCTCCATGTCCCCAAACTCCGTCACCTCCATGTCCCCAAACCCGTCATCTCCATGTCCCCAAACCCCGTCACCTCCATGTCCCCAAACCCGTCACCTCCATGTCCCCATCACCTGTCACCTCCATGTCCCCAACACCCGTCATCTCCATGTCCCCAACACCCGTCATCTCCATGTCCCCAAACCCGTCACCTCCATGTCCCCAAACTCTGTCACCTCCATGTCCCCAACACCCGTCATCTCCATGTCCCCAAACCCGTCACCTCCATGTCCCCAAACCCGTCACCTCCATGTCCCCAAACTCTGTCACCTCCATGTCCCCAACACCCGTCACCTCCATGTCCCCAAACCCGTCACCTCCATGTCCCCAAACCCGTCACCTCCATGTCCCCAAACTCTGTCACCTCCATGTCCCCAACACCCGTCATCTCCATGTCCCCAAACCCGTCACCTCCATGTCCCCAAACCCCGTCACCTCCATGTCCCCAAACTCTGTCACCTCCATGTCCCCAAATCCCGTCATCTCCATGTCCCCAAACCCCGTCACCTCCATGTCCCCAAACTCCGTCATCTCCATGTCCCCAACACCCGTCACCTCCATGTCCCCAACACCCGTCACCTCCATGTCCCCAAACCCGTCACCTCCATGTCCCCAAACCCCGTCACCTCCATGTCCCCAAACTCTGTCACCTCCATGTCCCCAAATCCCGTCATCTCCATGTCCCCAAACTCTGTCACCTCCATGTCCCCAAACCCCGTCATCTCCATGTCCCCTAACCCCGTCACCTCCATGTCCCCAACACCCATCACCTCCGTGTCCCCAACACCCGTCACCTCCATGTCCCCAACACCCGTCATCTCCATGTCCCCAAACTCTGTCACCTCCATGTCCCCAAACTCCAACCACTAA
- the ppp2r2ca gene encoding protein phosphatase 2, regulatory subunit B, gamma a isoform X2, whose amino-acid sequence MKDISTVTSLQVPVLKPTDLMVEVRPRRVFANGHTYHINSISVNSDGETYLSADDLRINMWHLDITDRSFNIVDIKPVNMEDLTEVITASEFHPQHCHLFIYSSSKGTIRLCDMRTSALCDTHAKIFEEPEDPGNRSFFSEIISSVSDVKFSHSGRYLLTRDYLTVKVWDLNMEKGPVETYQVHEYLRSKLCSLYENDCIFDKFECVWNSTDSVIMTGAYNSFFRMFDRDSGRGVTLEAWRESSKPRAVLRTRRVYTGGRRRRGDVGVDSLDFRKKILHMAWHPAENIIAIAASNNLYIFQDRVTPENQ is encoded by the exons ATGAAGGACATTTCCACCGTCACTTCACTACAG GTCCCAGTACTGAAGCCAACTGATTTGATGGTGGAGGTGCGTCCTAGGCGGGTCTTTGCGAATGGCCACACCTACCACATCAATTCCATATCAGTAAACAGTGATGGAGAAACGTACCTGTCAGCTGATGACCTCAGAATCAACATGTGGCACCTGGACATCACTGATCGCAGCTTTA ACATTGTGGACATTAAACCAGTGAACATGGAGGACCTGACAGAGGTGATCACAGCATCCGAGTTTCACCCACAGCACTGTCACCTGTTCATCTACAGCAGCAGTAAAGGAACAATCCGCCTGTGTGACATGAGGACATCTGCCCTGTGTGATACACATGCTaaga TCTTTGAAGAGCCTGAAGATCCAGGGAACCGCTCGTTCTTCTCTGAGATCATTTCCTCCGTCTCTGATGTGAAGTTCAGCCACAGTGGACGTTATTTGCTAACACGAGACTACCTCACGGTGAAGGTGTGGGACCTAAACATGGAGAAAGGACCAGTAGAGACATACCAG gttcaTGAGTACCTGCGCAGTAAACTCTGCTCACTCTATGAGAATGACTGCATCTTCGACAAGTTCGAGTGTGTGTGGAACAGCACAGACAG tGTGATCATGACCGGAGCATATAACAGTTTTTTCCGTATGTTTGACCGGGACTCGGGACGGGGTGTGACACTTGAGGCGTGGCGTGAAAGCAGTAAACCTCGTGCAGTGTTGCGGACGCGGCGTGTGTATACCGGGGGGCGTCGTCGCCGTGGAGATGTGGGAGTGGACAGCCTGGACTTCCGCAAAAAGATCCTGCACATGGCATGGCACCCAGCCGAGAACATCATTGCCATCGCTGCATCCAACAACCTTTACATCTTCCAGGACAGAGTAACCCCAGAGAACCAGTGA
- the ppp2r2ca gene encoding protein phosphatase 2, regulatory subunit B, gamma a isoform X1 — protein MGEDESPKINHSFLRDYVTEADVISTVEFNHTGDLLATGDKGGRVVIFQRETESKGDKEELGEAGEYNVYSTFQSHEPDFDYLKSLEIEEKINKIRWLPQQNAAHFLLSTNDKTIKLWKVSQRDRRPEGYNLKDEEGRMKDISTVTSLQVPVLKPTDLMVEVRPRRVFANGHTYHINSISVNSDGETYLSADDLRINMWHLDITDRSFNIVDIKPVNMEDLTEVITASEFHPQHCHLFIYSSSKGTIRLCDMRTSALCDTHAKIFEEPEDPGNRSFFSEIISSVSDVKFSHSGRYLLTRDYLTVKVWDLNMEKGPVETYQVHEYLRSKLCSLYENDCIFDKFECVWNSTDSVIMTGAYNSFFRMFDRDSGRGVTLEAWRESSKPRAVLRTRRVYTGGRRRRGDVGVDSLDFRKKILHMAWHPAENIIAIAASNNLYIFQDRVTPENQ, from the exons ATGGGTGAGGACGAGAGTCCCAAGATCAACCATAGCTTCCTCCGAGACTACGTCACCGAGG CTGATGTCATTTCCACTGTGGAGTTTAACCACACAGGGGATCTGCTGGCCACTGGAGACAAAGGGGGACGAGTGGTCATCTTccagagagagactgag AGTAAAGGAGATAAAGAGGAGCTGGGAGAGGCGGGGGAATATAACGTCTACAGCACATTTCAGAGCCACGAGCCAGACTTTGATTACCTGAAGAGCTTAGAGATTGAGGAGAAGATCAATAAGATTCGCTGGCTGCCTCAACAGAATGCTGCCCACTTCCTTCTTTCCACCAATG ATAAGACAATAAAGCTGTGGAAGGTGAGTCAAAGGGACAGACGGCCAGAAGGATACAACCTGAAAGATGAAGAAGGACGAATGAAGGACATTTCCACCGTCACTTCACTACAG GTCCCAGTACTGAAGCCAACTGATTTGATGGTGGAGGTGCGTCCTAGGCGGGTCTTTGCGAATGGCCACACCTACCACATCAATTCCATATCAGTAAACAGTGATGGAGAAACGTACCTGTCAGCTGATGACCTCAGAATCAACATGTGGCACCTGGACATCACTGATCGCAGCTTTA ACATTGTGGACATTAAACCAGTGAACATGGAGGACCTGACAGAGGTGATCACAGCATCCGAGTTTCACCCACAGCACTGTCACCTGTTCATCTACAGCAGCAGTAAAGGAACAATCCGCCTGTGTGACATGAGGACATCTGCCCTGTGTGATACACATGCTaaga TCTTTGAAGAGCCTGAAGATCCAGGGAACCGCTCGTTCTTCTCTGAGATCATTTCCTCCGTCTCTGATGTGAAGTTCAGCCACAGTGGACGTTATTTGCTAACACGAGACTACCTCACGGTGAAGGTGTGGGACCTAAACATGGAGAAAGGACCAGTAGAGACATACCAG gttcaTGAGTACCTGCGCAGTAAACTCTGCTCACTCTATGAGAATGACTGCATCTTCGACAAGTTCGAGTGTGTGTGGAACAGCACAGACAG tGTGATCATGACCGGAGCATATAACAGTTTTTTCCGTATGTTTGACCGGGACTCGGGACGGGGTGTGACACTTGAGGCGTGGCGTGAAAGCAGTAAACCTCGTGCAGTGTTGCGGACGCGGCGTGTGTATACCGGGGGGCGTCGTCGCCGTGGAGATGTGGGAGTGGACAGCCTGGACTTCCGCAAAAAGATCCTGCACATGGCATGGCACCCAGCCGAGAACATCATTGCCATCGCTGCATCCAACAACCTTTACATCTTCCAGGACAGAGTAACCCCAGAGAACCAGTGA
- the wfs1a gene encoding wolframin isoform X2: protein MDVSCPAPGKKSARPDDPSLHPLTPLTPPPLPKDSSHSPAPTATPPHGQVRRARGFAAVAKRVIQEERKRKEEEQERVEQEEDAAEEELSFEELLEKAKAGDPKAQSSLGKYYLNLGADSEADVNNKIAVDWLVRAAKQGRRDAAKLLQQCWIQKKGITPQNEAEVRSLSKESKFEQAVRRAAMMMYWKLNPDRKEKMDKREILQNVRQVNSEAGGVCSGASDVQAQRKILETMVANEPHSQYVDVEGFVEMTKKYTENITQTPQNKESKQDTAKGGVWDWNDLTTTDKKGVCPVSHKKSVWPGSQMMLETKRSMKRALDMKSYFLGLQYPLHLILDIKEHLVDWASRAGVQWLSTIIPTQHVNALVFFFIISNLSVDLFFFFIPLLTFYLAFISMAICTLRVFRSSKCWKNFSALAALLRRFEPELDVESHFGWSQLEQHLYFLVSVCFVIFSFPLADKRWIPCSELCTVAMIFTALSYASLTPAAASYTRRAFIIEVASSLCALTTRLPEEFKTLRLLGQTFATMPIGELVVLTISLPCLLYLYLFYLFFSMARMHGFRGTYCFLVPYLVCFMWLEFAVVLLQNSTLIGLIRTCVAYFLFLFALPVLALGLAAMLMIQMVKWFLELELTKMLVTLAVCVVPVTLRLWTRFSLSILNVLRSITHRGPVKLILLCLCCVFLVCMGYVYSAEGLKVYNSTLTWEQYSTVCGPSAWKQHGITRTQILCSHLEGHRVTWSGRFQGVRVAETENGAQSLINLLPVFMGDWLRCLYGNEYPSCEGRNVSNSLQEQTGVNASVLFQQREEEELCRFKPVAKHRCHVKRFDKYRFEVTVRHPVGGAEIEDTDSDIILLASHEFKQVLLNLDEGSMVEFSTKLEGKLGSKLPRLELKAIHCLNCRSSLLPEGRQVKIERNWRKSVQAAIKFAFDFFFSPLLSARFKV from the exons ATGGACGTCTCTTGTCCTGCTCCTGGAAAGAAGAGCGCAAGACCTGATGACCCCTCTTTACACCCTCTGACCCCTCTGACACCTCCTCCCCTCCCTAAAGACTCCTCCCACTCACCTGCTCCCACTGCCACACCCCCCCATGGACAGGTGCGCCGGGCACGGGGCTTTGCAGCAGTGGCGAAGCGGGTGATtcaggaagagaggaagaggaaagagGAGGAGCAGGAAAGGGTGGAACAGGAAG aggaTGCAGCTGAAGAAGAACTGAGCTTTGAGGAGCTTCTAGAGAAAGCTAAAGCAGGAGATCCTAAAGCCCAAAGCAGT ttggGTAAGTACTATCTGAATTTAGGAGCAGACTCTGAGGCTGATGTAAATAACAAAATCGCTGTTGATTGGCTGGTGAGAGCAGCAAAACAGGGACGAAGAGATGCAGCAAAACTACTACAACAATGCTGGATCCAAAaaaaag GTATCACTCCACAGAATGAAGCTGAAGTGCGTTCTCTGTCAAAGGAGAGTAAGTTTGAGCAGGCGGTTCGGCGAGCAGCAATGATGATGTATTGGAAGTTGAACCCAGACAGGAAGGAGAAGATGGACAAGAGAGAAATATTGCAGAACGTCAGGCAGGTCAACAGTGAAGCAG GTGGTGTCTGTAGTGGAGCTTCAGATGTCCAGGCACAGAGAAAAATTTTGGAGACAATGGTGGCCAATGAGC cacACAGTCAGTATGTGGATGTGGAGGGGTTTGTGGAGATGAcgaaaaaatacacagagaacatCACCCAGACACCGCAGAATAAAGAGTCGAAGCAAGACACCGCGAAAGGAGGAGTGTGGGACTGGAATGATTTAACAACAACGGACAAG AAGGGGGTGTGTCCTGTATCTCATAAGAAAAGTGTATGGCCCGGCAGTCAGATGATGCTGGAAACGAAACGCAGCATGAAGAGAGCCTTGGACATGAAATCCTATTTCCTG ggTCTACAATATCCTCTCCACCTGATCCTGGATATAAAGGAGCATCTGGTGGACTGGGCATCTCGAGCAGGTGTTCAGTGGCTGAGCACAATCATACCGACTCAACACGTTAATGCACtcgtcttcttcttcatcatttCTAACCTAAGTGTTgatctgtttttcttcttcatccCTCTCCTTACATTCTACCTGGCTTTCATCTCCATGGCAATTTGCACTCTGCGAGTGTTTCGTAGCAGTAAATGCTGGAAGAACTTTAGTGCATTAGCAGCTCTCCTGAGGCGTTTTGAACCTGAGCTGGACGTTGAGTCTCACTTTGGCTGGAGTCAGCTGGAGCAGCACCTTTACTTCctggtttctgtgtgttttgtgatcTTCAGTTTCCCACTGGCTGATAAACGCTGGATCCCATGCTCAGAGCTCTGCACAGTGGCCATGATCTTCACAGCTCTAAGTTACGCCTCTCTGACCCCAGCAGCAGCGTCGTACACACGCAGAGCATTCATAATTGAGGTGGCATCCTCTCTCTGTGCCCTAACAACTCGCCTTCCTGAGGAATTTAAGACGCTGCGGCTTTTAGGCCAAACATTTGCAACAATGCCAATCGGAGAGTTGGTGGTGCTTACAATTAGCCTGCCATGCTTGCTTTATCTCTACCTTTTCTACCTGTTCTTTAG CATGGCCCGGATGCATGGATTCAGAGGGACGTACTGCTTCCTGGTTCCATACCTAGTGTGTTTTATGTGGTTGGAGTTTGCAGTGGTTCTCCTGCAGAactcaactctgattggtctgatTCGCACTTGTGTTGCAtacttcctctttctgtttGCTCTGCCTGTACTGGCACTGGGACTGGCAGCCATGTTAATGATCCAGATGGTAAAATGGTTTTTGGAACTGGAGCTAACAAAGATGTTGGTGACATTGGCGGTGTGTGTGGTTCCTGTCACACTCCGTCTGTGGACTCGCTTCAGTCTATCGATTCTGAACGTGCTGCGCTCCATCACACACCGCGGCCCTGTCAAACTCATcctgttgtgtttgtgctgtgtgtttttggtgtgtATGGGTTATGTGTACAGTGCAGAGGGGCTGAAGGTGTATAACTCCACGCTGACATGGGAGCAGTACAGCACAGTGTGTGGCCCCTCAGCATGGAAACAGCATGGCATCACACGCACTCAGATCCTCTGCAGTCACCTGGAGGGACACAGAGTCACATGGAGTGGAAGGTTTCAGGGGGTCCGAGTGGCCGAGACAGAGAACGGAGCTCAGTCACTCATCAACTTGCTGCCTGTGTTCATGGGTGATTGGCTGCGGTGCCTCTATGGCAATGAATATCCATCTTGTGAGGGGCGGAATGTTAGCAATTCACTGCAGGAACAAACAGGTGTAAATGCATCAGTTCTCTTCCAGCAGCGAGAGGAAGAGGAACTTTGCCGCTTCAAACCTGTAGCAAAACACCGCTGCCATGTTAAACGCTTTGATAAGTACCGTTTTGAGGTAACAGTGCGCCATCCAGTGGGTGGAGCTGAGATTGAAGACACTGACAGTGACATTATCCTCCTCGCCAGCCATGAGTTTAAGCAGGTATTGCTGAACCTAGATGAGGGCAGCATGGTGGAGTTCAGCACCAAGTTGGAGGGGAAACTGGGATCCAAACTACCGAGACTGGAGCTGAAAGCAATTCACTGTCTGAACTGCAGGTCGTCGCTGCTGCCTGAAGGACGGCAAGTCAAAATCGAACGTAACTGGAGGAAGAGCGTGCAGGCTGCCATCAAGTTCGCCTTTGACTTCTTCTTCTCCCCCTTGCTCTCAGCCAGGTTCAAGGTGTGA